Proteins from one Juglans microcarpa x Juglans regia isolate MS1-56 chromosome 1S, Jm3101_v1.0, whole genome shotgun sequence genomic window:
- the LOC121246820 gene encoding uncharacterized protein LOC121246820 isoform X3, producing the protein MSSEEVGIGHSHSHPHPHSHSHSNQLFFQDEALPLRFNCSATQPRVPDPGPRTRELTGFIDEKLFFSPPQGPHFRRSDWNANDTTTTPSAGESDDDDDDDEVEDGDGEVERLVGLDESGTNNTGNKIDRHINANTTNGCGSLHGGTDKLGNGKAKHHLSTFDCNLGFVGGPNRRGEQLLKNRNVGQSANDSSSENRQQQGSLRLGGYHDAVTIAEPDGELYYSQYLQGTEGNSAVAASASGHKDAVVVVDNNCGFSGRKDVSISSESGESLRAILSDPITGALMDDAMILPCGHSFGSGGIQHVTTMKACYICSVSISEDSIAPNLWKYLFHAPKVACRTPFYRTNNYLSWYDMKSFLSVTLYVWICW; encoded by the exons ATGTCCTCCGAAGAGGTAGGAATAGGTCACTCCCActcccacccccacccccactcCCACTCCCACTCCAACCAGCTGTTCTTCCAAGACGAAGCTTTGCCCTTGCGCTTCAATTGCTCCGCCACCCAGCCCCGCGTCCCCGACCCAGGACCGCGGACTCGAGAGCTCACCGGCTTTATTGACGAGAAGCTCTTCTTTTCTCCCCCCCAAGGGCCCCACTTCCGCCGCAGCGACTGGAACGCCAATGACACCACTACCACGCCCAGCGCGGGTGAATCCGACGACGATGACGACGATGACGAGGTCGAAGACGGTGACGGTGAAGTTGAAAGACTTGTTGGTCTTGATGAAAGCGGCACCAACAACACTGGCAATAAGATCGATAGACATATCAATGCCAATACTACCAATGGCTGTGGCAGTCTGCATGGTGGCACGGATAAATTGGGAAATGGGAAAGCCAAGCACCATCTTTCCACTTTTG atTGTAATTTGGGTTTCGTAGGAGGGCCGAATAGACGTGGAGAGCAGTTGCTGAAGAATCGAAACGTGGGTCAGTCCGCGAATGACTCCTCGAGCGAGAATCGTCAGCAGCAGGGAAGCCTCAGGCTTGGGGGTTACCACGATGCGGTAACGATTGCGGAACCTGATGGGGAGTTGTATTACTCTCAGTATTTGCAGGGCACGGAGGGGAATTCTGCTGTCGCTGCCTCCGCTTCTGGGCACAAGGACGCGGTAGTAGTTGTGGACAACAATTGCGGGTTTAGTGGGAGAAAGGATGTTTCCATTTCAAGCGAGTCGGGAGAGTCTCTGAGGGCGATTCTCTCCGATCCCATAAC GGGAGCTCTTATGGATGATGCAATGATATTGCCTTGCGGGCATTCCTTTGGTAGTGGTGGTATACAGCATGTTACTACAATG AAAGCTTGCTACATTTGCTCTGTGTCAATTTCAGAAGACTCAATAGCTCCAAATCTCT GGAAATACCTGTTTCATGCTCCCAAGGTTGCCTGCCGGACACCTTTTTATCGGACCAACAACTATCTGTCGTGGTACGACATGAAAAGTTTCTTGTCAGTCACTTTATATGTCTGGATATGCTGGTAG
- the LOC121246820 gene encoding U-box domain-containing protein 62-like isoform X2 — MSSEEVGIGHSHSHPHPHSHSHSNQLFFQDEALPLRFNCSATQPRVPDPGPRTRELTGFIDEKLFFSPPQGPHFRRSDWNANDTTTTPSAGESDDDDDDDEVEDGDGEVERLVGLDESGTNNTGNKIDRHINANTTNGCGSLHGGTDKLGNGKAKHHLSTFGGPNRRGEQLLKNRNVGQSANDSSSENRQQQGSLRLGGYHDAVTIAEPDGELYYSQYLQGTEGNSAVAASASGHKDAVVVVDNNCGFSGRKDVSISSESGESLRAILSDPITGALMDDAMILPCGHSFGSGGIQHVTTMKACYICSVSISEDSIAPNLSLRAAVQAFRREEELQFYRSSKRRRERFDQDKGGYGDSTLMDSPRGRGVQFPFAVTDRVIIKGNKRTPQRFVGREAIVTTQCLNGWYVVKTLDNAESVKLQYRSLAKVSDDPSSKSMSSKMPPNWL; from the exons ATGTCCTCCGAAGAGGTAGGAATAGGTCACTCCCActcccacccccacccccactcCCACTCCCACTCCAACCAGCTGTTCTTCCAAGACGAAGCTTTGCCCTTGCGCTTCAATTGCTCCGCCACCCAGCCCCGCGTCCCCGACCCAGGACCGCGGACTCGAGAGCTCACCGGCTTTATTGACGAGAAGCTCTTCTTTTCTCCCCCCCAAGGGCCCCACTTCCGCCGCAGCGACTGGAACGCCAATGACACCACTACCACGCCCAGCGCGGGTGAATCCGACGACGATGACGACGATGACGAGGTCGAAGACGGTGACGGTGAAGTTGAAAGACTTGTTGGTCTTGATGAAAGCGGCACCAACAACACTGGCAATAAGATCGATAGACATATCAATGCCAATACTACCAATGGCTGTGGCAGTCTGCATGGTGGCACGGATAAATTGGGAAATGGGAAAGCCAAGCACCATCTTTCCACTTTTG GAGGGCCGAATAGACGTGGAGAGCAGTTGCTGAAGAATCGAAACGTGGGTCAGTCCGCGAATGACTCCTCGAGCGAGAATCGTCAGCAGCAGGGAAGCCTCAGGCTTGGGGGTTACCACGATGCGGTAACGATTGCGGAACCTGATGGGGAGTTGTATTACTCTCAGTATTTGCAGGGCACGGAGGGGAATTCTGCTGTCGCTGCCTCCGCTTCTGGGCACAAGGACGCGGTAGTAGTTGTGGACAACAATTGCGGGTTTAGTGGGAGAAAGGATGTTTCCATTTCAAGCGAGTCGGGAGAGTCTCTGAGGGCGATTCTCTCCGATCCCATAAC GGGAGCTCTTATGGATGATGCAATGATATTGCCTTGCGGGCATTCCTTTGGTAGTGGTGGTATACAGCATGTTACTACAATG AAAGCTTGCTACATTTGCTCTGTGTCAATTTCAGAAGACTCAATAGCTCCAAATCTCT CTCTGCGAGCTGCTGTGCAGGCATTCCGTCGGGAAGAAGAATTACAGTTTTATCGCTCAtccaagagaagaagagaaaggttTGACCAG GACAAGGGTGGTTATGGTGATTCAACTCTCATGGATTCTCCTAGGGGTAGAGGTGTTCAGTTTCCATTTGCAGTGACAGACAGGGTCATCATAAAG GGAAACAAGAGGACACCGCAGCGGTTTGTTGGACGTGAAGCTATTGTAACTACTCAATGTTTGAATGGATG GTATGTTGTGAAGACATTGGACAATGCAGAGAGTGTAAAATTGCAGTATCGTTCTCTAGCCAAGGTTTCGGATGACCCCTCCTCGAAGTCAATGTCAAGCAAGATGCCACCGAACTGGCTCTAG
- the LOC121246820 gene encoding U-box domain-containing protein 62-like isoform X1, translated as MSSEEVGIGHSHSHPHPHSHSHSNQLFFQDEALPLRFNCSATQPRVPDPGPRTRELTGFIDEKLFFSPPQGPHFRRSDWNANDTTTTPSAGESDDDDDDDEVEDGDGEVERLVGLDESGTNNTGNKIDRHINANTTNGCGSLHGGTDKLGNGKAKHHLSTFDCNLGFVGGPNRRGEQLLKNRNVGQSANDSSSENRQQQGSLRLGGYHDAVTIAEPDGELYYSQYLQGTEGNSAVAASASGHKDAVVVVDNNCGFSGRKDVSISSESGESLRAILSDPITGALMDDAMILPCGHSFGSGGIQHVTTMKACYICSVSISEDSIAPNLSLRAAVQAFRREEELQFYRSSKRRRERFDQDKGGYGDSTLMDSPRGRGVQFPFAVTDRVIIKGNKRTPQRFVGREAIVTTQCLNGWYVVKTLDNAESVKLQYRSLAKVSDDPSSKSMSSKMPPNWL; from the exons ATGTCCTCCGAAGAGGTAGGAATAGGTCACTCCCActcccacccccacccccactcCCACTCCCACTCCAACCAGCTGTTCTTCCAAGACGAAGCTTTGCCCTTGCGCTTCAATTGCTCCGCCACCCAGCCCCGCGTCCCCGACCCAGGACCGCGGACTCGAGAGCTCACCGGCTTTATTGACGAGAAGCTCTTCTTTTCTCCCCCCCAAGGGCCCCACTTCCGCCGCAGCGACTGGAACGCCAATGACACCACTACCACGCCCAGCGCGGGTGAATCCGACGACGATGACGACGATGACGAGGTCGAAGACGGTGACGGTGAAGTTGAAAGACTTGTTGGTCTTGATGAAAGCGGCACCAACAACACTGGCAATAAGATCGATAGACATATCAATGCCAATACTACCAATGGCTGTGGCAGTCTGCATGGTGGCACGGATAAATTGGGAAATGGGAAAGCCAAGCACCATCTTTCCACTTTTG atTGTAATTTGGGTTTCGTAGGAGGGCCGAATAGACGTGGAGAGCAGTTGCTGAAGAATCGAAACGTGGGTCAGTCCGCGAATGACTCCTCGAGCGAGAATCGTCAGCAGCAGGGAAGCCTCAGGCTTGGGGGTTACCACGATGCGGTAACGATTGCGGAACCTGATGGGGAGTTGTATTACTCTCAGTATTTGCAGGGCACGGAGGGGAATTCTGCTGTCGCTGCCTCCGCTTCTGGGCACAAGGACGCGGTAGTAGTTGTGGACAACAATTGCGGGTTTAGTGGGAGAAAGGATGTTTCCATTTCAAGCGAGTCGGGAGAGTCTCTGAGGGCGATTCTCTCCGATCCCATAAC GGGAGCTCTTATGGATGATGCAATGATATTGCCTTGCGGGCATTCCTTTGGTAGTGGTGGTATACAGCATGTTACTACAATG AAAGCTTGCTACATTTGCTCTGTGTCAATTTCAGAAGACTCAATAGCTCCAAATCTCT CTCTGCGAGCTGCTGTGCAGGCATTCCGTCGGGAAGAAGAATTACAGTTTTATCGCTCAtccaagagaagaagagaaaggttTGACCAG GACAAGGGTGGTTATGGTGATTCAACTCTCATGGATTCTCCTAGGGGTAGAGGTGTTCAGTTTCCATTTGCAGTGACAGACAGGGTCATCATAAAG GGAAACAAGAGGACACCGCAGCGGTTTGTTGGACGTGAAGCTATTGTAACTACTCAATGTTTGAATGGATG GTATGTTGTGAAGACATTGGACAATGCAGAGAGTGTAAAATTGCAGTATCGTTCTCTAGCCAAGGTTTCGGATGACCCCTCCTCGAAGTCAATGTCAAGCAAGATGCCACCGAACTGGCTCTAG
- the LOC121246820 gene encoding uncharacterized protein LOC121246820 isoform X4 yields MSSEEVGIGHSHSHPHPHSHSHSNQLFFQDEALPLRFNCSATQPRVPDPGPRTRELTGFIDEKLFFSPPQGPHFRRSDWNANDTTTTPSAGESDDDDDDDEVEDGDGEVERLVGLDESGTNNTGNKIDRHINANTTNGCGSLHGGTDKLGNGKAKHHLSTFDCNLGFVGGPNRRGEQLLKNRNVGQSANDSSSENRQQQGSLRLGGYHDAVTIAEPDGELYYSQYLQGTEGNSAVAASASGHKDAVVVVDNNCGFSGRKDVSISSESGESLRAILSDPITGALMDDAMILPCGHSFGSGGIQHVTTMKACYICSVSISEDSIAPNLSLRAAVQAFRREEELQFYRSSKRRRERFDQVSIFMPQTS; encoded by the exons ATGTCCTCCGAAGAGGTAGGAATAGGTCACTCCCActcccacccccacccccactcCCACTCCCACTCCAACCAGCTGTTCTTCCAAGACGAAGCTTTGCCCTTGCGCTTCAATTGCTCCGCCACCCAGCCCCGCGTCCCCGACCCAGGACCGCGGACTCGAGAGCTCACCGGCTTTATTGACGAGAAGCTCTTCTTTTCTCCCCCCCAAGGGCCCCACTTCCGCCGCAGCGACTGGAACGCCAATGACACCACTACCACGCCCAGCGCGGGTGAATCCGACGACGATGACGACGATGACGAGGTCGAAGACGGTGACGGTGAAGTTGAAAGACTTGTTGGTCTTGATGAAAGCGGCACCAACAACACTGGCAATAAGATCGATAGACATATCAATGCCAATACTACCAATGGCTGTGGCAGTCTGCATGGTGGCACGGATAAATTGGGAAATGGGAAAGCCAAGCACCATCTTTCCACTTTTG atTGTAATTTGGGTTTCGTAGGAGGGCCGAATAGACGTGGAGAGCAGTTGCTGAAGAATCGAAACGTGGGTCAGTCCGCGAATGACTCCTCGAGCGAGAATCGTCAGCAGCAGGGAAGCCTCAGGCTTGGGGGTTACCACGATGCGGTAACGATTGCGGAACCTGATGGGGAGTTGTATTACTCTCAGTATTTGCAGGGCACGGAGGGGAATTCTGCTGTCGCTGCCTCCGCTTCTGGGCACAAGGACGCGGTAGTAGTTGTGGACAACAATTGCGGGTTTAGTGGGAGAAAGGATGTTTCCATTTCAAGCGAGTCGGGAGAGTCTCTGAGGGCGATTCTCTCCGATCCCATAAC GGGAGCTCTTATGGATGATGCAATGATATTGCCTTGCGGGCATTCCTTTGGTAGTGGTGGTATACAGCATGTTACTACAATG AAAGCTTGCTACATTTGCTCTGTGTCAATTTCAGAAGACTCAATAGCTCCAAATCTCT CTCTGCGAGCTGCTGTGCAGGCATTCCGTCGGGAAGAAGAATTACAGTTTTATCGCTCAtccaagagaagaagagaaaggttTGACCAGGTTAGTATTTTTATGCCTCAAACTTCGTAA
- the LOC121246517 gene encoding probable chalcone--flavonone isomerase 3: MANEVVMVDEIPFPKEIVATKPLSLLGHGITDIEIHFLQIKFTAIGVYLEPKIVNHLQQWKGKPEKALAEDDGFFDALISAPVEKFLRIVVIKEIKGSQYGVQLESAVRDRLAADDKYEEEEEAALETLVEFFQSKYLKKNSIITFHFSATSATAEVAFSTEGKESSKIKVENANVVEMIQKWYLGGTRGVSQTTISSLANTLSAELSI; the protein is encoded by the exons A TGGCTAATGAAGTGGTCATGGTTGATGAAATTCCATTTCCCAAGGAGATTGTCGCCACAAAGCCCTTGTCGCTCTTGGGTCATG GAATTACGGATATTGAAATACACTTTTTACAAATTAAGTTCACAGCAATTGGAGTTTATTTGGAACCCAAAATTGTGAACCATCTACAGCAATGGAAGGGGAAACCTGAAAAAGCCCTCGCTGAGGATGATGGCTTCTTTGATGCGCTTATATCTG cTCCAGTAGAGAAATTTCTACGAATCGTGGTGATTAAGGAGATCAAGGGGTCCCAATATGGGGTGCAGCTAGAGAGCGCAGTGAGGGATCGATTGGCTGCCGATGATAAGtatgaagaggaggaggaggcagCCTTGGAGACACTCGTTGAGTTTTTCCAGTctaaatatttgaagaaaaattccaTCATCACATTTCATTTTTCAGCAACTTCTGCCACTGCCGAG GTTGCTTTTTCGACTGAAGGGAAGGAGTCGTCGAAAATAAAGGTGGAGAACGCAAACGTGGTTGAGATGATCCAGAAATGGTACTTGGGAGGAACTAGAGGGGTGTCTCAGACAACCATATCCTCCTTAGCTAATACCCTCTCTGCCGAGTTATCTATCTAA